From Mya arenaria isolate MELC-2E11 chromosome 1, ASM2691426v1, a single genomic window includes:
- the LOC128243923 gene encoding uncharacterized protein LOC128243923: MDRLFVPLMFVFVAWMTSSVDADIGSNCSATTECDPVNNTATVCDTTANTFVCKVGAGSVCNGTQCVENAVCSTVCTCNTDYRANSEKLCLKDAASGIAVSLIILLTGCLITYI, translated from the exons ATG GACCGCCTCTTCGTGCCTctgatgtttgtgtttgttgcttGGATGACATCAAGCGTAGATGCAG ATATCGGAAGCAACTGCTCTGCAACGACGGAATGCGATCCTGTCAACAATACTGCGACCGTTTGTGACACAACAGCTAACACTTTCGTCTGCAAAGTCG GTGCTGGCAGCGTCTGCAACGGAACTCAATGCGTGGAGAATGCTGTATGTAGTACAGTTTGCACGTGTAACACCGACTACAGAGCCAACTCGGAAAAACTCTGCCTTAAAG ATGCTGCATCTGGTATTGCAGTTTCGTTGATCATCCTCTTGACCGGCTGTCTGATAACCTACATATAA